ATCATGCTCGTCTCGGTCACCGAACGCACCCGCGAGATCGGGATCATGAAGGCCGTCGGCGCACAGCGCCGTGACATCCTGGGGCTGTTTATCGTCGAGGCGATCATCCTCGGCGTGCTCGGCGCGATACTCGGGACCGCGCTGGGTCTGCTCGCCGGATACGTCGTCGCGGGCTACATCGGCATCCCGTGGGTATTCCCGGTTCGCTGGACGGCGATCGCGATCGTCGTCGGCATCGCCGTCGGCGTGCTCGCCGGCCTCTATCCCGCCTGGAGCGCCTCCAGGACCGACCCGATCGACGCGCTGCGATATGAGTAGCCACGAGGTCGGACTGCGTTCGACGACGCCGCCGCTTTCGTAGCAGATTTCCCCCACCGGGTCCTGATCCGGCGTATGGATGGTGAGATCACCGCGTCGGCACTCGCGGACCTTCTGGACGCCGACGCAAGCGTCGAGATCGTTGACATCCGGCGACCCCCTGCGTTCGAGCGCGGGCACATCCCGGGTAGCCGGAACCTGCCGCTCGGTCGACTCGTCGATCGGATCGACGAACTGGACGGCGACGCCGACCGGATCGTCACGGTCTGTCCC
This window of the Halapricum desulfuricans genome carries:
- a CDS encoding rhodanese-like domain-containing protein, whose product is MDGEITASALADLLDADASVEIVDIRRPPAFERGHIPGSRNLPLGRLVDRIDELDGDADRIVTVCPHGESSVQAARLIASYEGIEETPVVSLADGLEGWDGPVENGE